A genomic region of Geothrix edaphica contains the following coding sequences:
- a CDS encoding ATP-binding cassette domain-containing protein: MGGHPGELPAARRQHRGARGPAALPGRRGDPLRAGPVLCAEGLRLQRLGKNVFKNVSFSIDQGEALGVAGASGAGKTTLLNLVLGLLEPTEGRILLEGAPWSPLPERERRLRRPRIQAVFQDPQASLPPHRTGWEILQEPLAIWNRGTDMERREAAARMAARVKFPEAALAQRPGAWSGGLAQRLCLGRALMLEPALLVLDEPFSALDPTLAGHLLALLLDLKAEGTALLLASHDGLAVEALCDRVMELSAISCQLSVTES; this comes from the coding sequence CTGGGTGGCCATCCTGGAGAACTACCAGCAGCCCGACGGCAGCATCGTGGTGCCCGAGGCCCTGCGGCCCTACCTGGGCGTCGAGGTGATCCGCTGAGGGCAGGGCCCGTCCTTTGCGCTGAAGGCCTGCGGCTTCAGCGCCTGGGAAAGAATGTCTTCAAGAACGTCTCTTTTTCTATCGACCAGGGCGAAGCCTTGGGCGTGGCCGGCGCGAGCGGTGCGGGCAAGACCACCCTGCTGAACCTGGTGCTGGGGCTCCTGGAGCCCACGGAGGGCCGGATCCTGCTGGAGGGCGCGCCCTGGTCGCCCCTGCCGGAGCGGGAGCGCCGCCTCCGCCGTCCGCGGATCCAGGCCGTGTTCCAGGATCCCCAGGCCAGCCTGCCCCCCCATCGCACGGGCTGGGAGATCCTCCAGGAGCCCCTGGCGATCTGGAACCGGGGCACGGACATGGAGCGGCGGGAGGCCGCGGCCCGCATGGCCGCGCGCGTGAAGTTCCCGGAGGCGGCCCTGGCTCAGCGGCCCGGGGCCTGGTCCGGGGGTCTGGCCCAGCGCCTCTGCCTGGGGCGGGCCCTCATGCTGGAGCCGGCGCTGCTGGTGCTCGACGAGCCCTTCTCGGCCCTGGATCCCACCTTGGCGGGCCACCTGCTGGCCCTGCTCCTGGATCTCAAGGCCGAAGGCACGGCCCTCCTGCTGGCCAGCCACGATGGGTTGGCCGTCGAGGCTCTCTGCGACCGGGTGATGGAGCTGTCAGCCATCAGCTGTCAGCTCTCAGTTACTGAAAGCTGA
- the serS gene encoding serine--tRNA ligase, translating to MIDANLLRTDLDAVAARLSERGYTLDRARYQELDQRRRAALQEAEALKAERNRVSDEVGRLKRAKENADHLIAQQREVGDQLKALEAAEREIEAAFKDFLAGIPNPPHASVPSGRDEHANVEVRRWGQLPEIAAPRDHVDLGTALGILDLDRAAKLSGARFAVLKGLGAKLERALISFMLDRQTAAGYTEVIPPYLVNAESMYGTGQLPKFEQDLFKTSRGDGAALYLIPTAEVPVTNLYRDEILAAESLPLRHCAFTPCFRSEAGSYGKDTKGIIRQHQFHKVELVTFAAADQAEAELERLTENAEAILEALGLPYRRVLLCTGDMGFSSQKTYDLEVWLPSQNTYREISSCSWFGDFQARRANIRMKGKEGKPAFVNTLNGSGLAVGRTWVAILENYQQPDGSIVVPEALRPYLGVEVIR from the coding sequence ATGATCGACGCCAACCTCCTCCGCACCGACCTCGACGCCGTGGCGGCGCGCCTGTCCGAGCGTGGCTATACGCTGGACCGGGCGCGCTACCAGGAGCTGGACCAGCGCCGCCGCGCCGCGCTCCAGGAGGCCGAGGCCCTGAAGGCCGAGCGCAACCGTGTGAGTGATGAGGTCGGCCGCCTCAAGCGGGCGAAGGAGAACGCCGACCACCTCATCGCCCAGCAGCGGGAGGTGGGCGATCAGCTGAAGGCCCTCGAGGCGGCCGAGCGCGAGATCGAGGCGGCCTTCAAAGACTTCCTGGCAGGCATTCCGAACCCGCCCCACGCCAGTGTGCCCTCAGGCCGCGACGAGCACGCCAATGTCGAGGTCAGGCGCTGGGGGCAGCTCCCGGAGATCGCCGCGCCCCGGGATCATGTGGATCTGGGCACGGCCCTCGGCATCCTCGACCTGGACCGCGCGGCCAAGCTCAGCGGTGCGCGCTTCGCCGTGCTGAAGGGGCTGGGGGCCAAGCTGGAGCGGGCCCTCATCAGCTTCATGCTCGACCGCCAGACCGCCGCGGGCTACACCGAGGTGATCCCGCCCTACCTGGTGAATGCCGAGAGCATGTACGGCACGGGCCAGCTGCCCAAGTTCGAGCAGGACCTCTTCAAGACCTCCCGCGGGGACGGCGCCGCGCTCTACCTCATCCCCACCGCGGAGGTGCCCGTCACCAACCTCTACCGCGACGAGATCCTGGCCGCGGAGTCCCTCCCCCTGCGCCACTGCGCCTTCACGCCCTGCTTCCGCAGCGAGGCCGGCAGCTACGGCAAGGACACCAAGGGCATCATCCGCCAGCACCAGTTCCACAAGGTGGAGCTCGTCACCTTCGCCGCCGCCGACCAGGCCGAGGCCGAGCTGGAGCGCCTCACGGAGAACGCCGAGGCCATCCTGGAGGCCCTGGGCCTGCCGTACCGGCGCGTGCTGCTCTGCACGGGCGACATGGGCTTCAGCAGCCAGAAAACCTACGACCTGGAAGTGTGGCTGCCCTCGCAGAACACCTACCGGGAGATCAGCTCCTGCAGCTGGTTCGGCGACTTCCAGGCCCGCCGCGCCAACATCCGCATGAAGGGCAAGGAGGGCAAGCCCGCCTTCGTGAACACCCTGAATGGCAGCGGCCTGGCCGTGGGCCGCACCTGGGTGGCCATCCTGGAGAACTACCAGCAGCCCGACGGCAGCATCGTGGTGCCCGAGGCCCTGCGGCCCTACCTGGGCGTCGAGGTGATCCGCTGA
- a CDS encoding asparaginase codes for MRTILLLHTGGTLGMMPSGDPAALAPGRFLDHLLEQVPELGQMARLSVEVPFNQDSSCLEPEHILMLASRVRASAQEFDGFVIIHGTDTMAFTASCLGFLLADLGKPVVLTGSQRPLAFVRSDARSNLVNAVDLACRGIPEVGICFGTHWIRGVAADKLSVHQFEAFQSPNLPPLAEIGAEIRLHPEVGQFVRQVPAGLGDRLDLAIHTLTPHPGMAWYPAPQGARAVLIQAFGAGNLPMGRADLRAMLEDARRRRLPVVVISQCPYGGVDLSAYEMGRRIEEMGAISGGLSTRWAALAKLGLVLGAGGGIDEVREAFRVQWAGEPSPDGAWPQA; via the coding sequence ATGCGGACGATCCTCCTCCTCCACACGGGCGGCACCCTGGGCATGATGCCGAGCGGCGATCCGGCGGCCCTGGCCCCGGGGCGCTTCCTGGACCACCTGCTGGAGCAGGTCCCGGAGCTGGGCCAGATGGCGAGGCTGTCCGTGGAGGTGCCCTTCAACCAGGACTCCTCCTGCCTGGAGCCGGAGCACATCCTGATGCTGGCCTCGCGGGTGCGGGCCTCGGCCCAGGAATTCGACGGCTTCGTCATCATCCACGGCACGGACACCATGGCCTTCACGGCCTCCTGCCTGGGCTTCCTGCTGGCGGACCTGGGCAAACCCGTGGTGCTCACGGGCAGCCAAAGACCGCTGGCGTTTGTCCGCAGCGACGCCCGCAGCAACCTCGTCAATGCGGTGGACCTGGCCTGCCGCGGCATCCCCGAGGTGGGGATCTGCTTCGGCACCCACTGGATCCGGGGGGTGGCGGCGGACAAGCTGAGCGTCCACCAGTTCGAGGCCTTCCAGAGTCCGAACCTGCCGCCCCTGGCCGAGATCGGGGCGGAGATCCGCCTGCACCCCGAGGTGGGCCAGTTCGTGCGGCAGGTGCCCGCGGGGCTGGGCGACCGCCTGGACCTGGCCATCCACACCCTGACGCCCCACCCGGGCATGGCCTGGTATCCGGCGCCCCAGGGGGCCCGGGCCGTCCTGATCCAGGCCTTCGGCGCCGGCAACCTGCCCATGGGCCGCGCAGACCTCCGGGCGATGCTGGAGGATGCGCGCCGGCGGCGGCTGCCCGTGGTGGTGATCTCCCAGTGCCCCTATGGCGGCGTGGACCTCTCGGCCTACGAAATGGGCCGGAGGATCGAGGAGATGGGCGCCATCTCCGGCGGCCTGTCCACCCGCTGGGCGGCCCTCGCCAAGCTGGGCCTGGTGCTGGGCGCCGGGGGCGGCATCGACGAGGTGCGGGAGGCGTTCCGGGTACAGTGGGCCGGAGAGCCCAGCCCGGATGGAGCTTGGCCTCAAGCCTGA
- a CDS encoding YoaK family protein, protein MRRIPRYFQMIAGRYLRRLLRKRLSGHQLQAAVETALATLPIQEKLLVREGALRSESLNRQLAWAMAFVAGAVNAGGFLAVSHYTSHVTGVVSSMADELADGDLATALAALAMMLSFLAGAFVCTTLISLGQRRRMRSRYALTLVLEAVLMMVFGFMGNRLQQEIRFTLPSTVMLLCFIMGMHNTVTSIISGAAVRTTHLTGTVTDIGIELSRLTYVNVHHRHGRERIVANRQKLTLLLLILASFMAGGVTGALGFRHIGFKITVPLAGFLCFLAARPLLLEVRLLLHRLRRQWDPDRPTPGR, encoded by the coding sequence ATGCGCCGCATTCCCCGCTATTTCCAGATGATCGCAGGCCGCTACCTCCGGCGCCTGTTGAGGAAACGCCTGTCGGGCCATCAGTTGCAGGCGGCCGTGGAGACGGCGCTGGCCACCCTGCCCATCCAGGAGAAACTCCTGGTGCGCGAAGGGGCCCTGCGCTCGGAATCGCTCAACCGGCAGCTGGCCTGGGCCATGGCCTTCGTGGCCGGAGCGGTCAATGCCGGTGGCTTCCTGGCCGTCAGCCACTACACCTCGCACGTGACCGGCGTGGTCTCCTCCATGGCCGACGAGCTGGCCGACGGCGACCTCGCCACCGCCCTCGCGGCCCTGGCCATGATGCTGAGCTTCCTCGCGGGCGCCTTCGTCTGCACCACCCTGATCAGCCTCGGCCAGCGCCGGCGCATGCGCAGCCGCTACGCCCTGACCCTCGTGCTGGAGGCCGTCCTCATGATGGTCTTCGGCTTCATGGGGAACCGCCTCCAGCAGGAGATCCGCTTCACCCTGCCCAGCACCGTCATGCTGCTCTGCTTCATCATGGGCATGCACAACACGGTCACCTCCATCATCTCGGGCGCCGCGGTGCGCACCACGCACCTCACGGGCACGGTCACCGACATCGGCATCGAGCTGAGCCGCCTGACCTACGTCAATGTCCACCACCGGCATGGCCGGGAGCGCATCGTCGCCAACCGCCAGAAGCTCACGCTGCTCCTGCTGATCCTGGCCTCCTTCATGGCCGGTGGCGTGACGGGGGCCCTCGGGTTCCGGCACATCGGCTTCAAGATCACCGTGCCCCTGGCAGGCTTCCTCTGTTTCCTGGCGGCCCGGCCGCTGCTGCTGGAAGTGCGCCTGTTGCTGCACCGCCTGCGTCGCCAGTGGGATCCCGATCGCCCCACCCCCGGCCGCTGA
- a CDS encoding response regulator, whose protein sequence is MPRLLLVDDNPSIHRIAESLLAPTDVELVCVDSAAEALDRFERGEHFDVALVDTVMPGMDGWTLLARLREMEATARLPIALMAGVLDPVDPARLAKAPIQGFLKKPIELRELGDRVRALLASPVAAADEPPAAVVAAPAAPVAPPAMDLARTAEMPMPEFRPDVPSIGDSEALPPLDLGSDLDLPEPGPTGSDEDLLLLTAEDLWPEDVPAEAAPVALPSAAPDVHLELEELDLESLHELTSEAAPSEPPPVHPVLAVPSDLPPVEAAAPEALAAESLASFTDLESFDDLAGGLELPSISEPPPAETHTILPVAGLAAAGLAAAAIPMLERHQETPPAPMVELPVVPVPAPPAEHLQAAPAESPAESRVEAPAAPAPAASGQAVAALGQAPLTPDQVQALLADPALMDALVKAVVARMGDQVVREIAWEVMPDLAGRLQR, encoded by the coding sequence ATGCCCCGCCTCCTCCTCGTGGACGACAACCCCAGCATCCACCGCATCGCCGAATCCCTGTTGGCCCCGACGGATGTGGAGCTGGTCTGCGTCGATTCCGCCGCGGAGGCCCTGGACCGCTTCGAGCGGGGGGAGCACTTCGACGTGGCCCTGGTGGATACGGTCATGCCCGGCATGGACGGGTGGACCCTGCTGGCCCGGCTGAGGGAGATGGAGGCGACGGCCCGCCTCCCCATCGCCCTGATGGCCGGTGTGCTGGACCCCGTGGACCCCGCCCGGCTGGCCAAGGCGCCGATCCAGGGGTTCCTGAAGAAGCCCATCGAGCTCCGGGAGCTGGGAGACCGCGTGCGGGCCCTGCTGGCCAGTCCAGTCGCCGCAGCCGATGAGCCGCCAGCCGCCGTGGTTGCCGCCCCCGCCGCCCCTGTCGCCCCCCCGGCCATGGACCTGGCGAGGACCGCCGAGATGCCCATGCCGGAGTTCAGGCCAGACGTCCCCTCCATCGGAGACAGCGAGGCCTTGCCTCCGCTGGACCTGGGATCGGACCTGGACCTTCCCGAACCCGGGCCCACGGGATCCGATGAGGACCTGCTGCTGCTCACGGCCGAGGACCTCTGGCCCGAGGACGTTCCGGCCGAGGCCGCCCCGGTCGCCCTGCCCAGCGCGGCGCCCGATGTGCACCTCGAACTGGAGGAGCTGGACCTGGAGAGCCTCCACGAGCTGACGTCGGAAGCCGCTCCCTCCGAGCCGCCGCCCGTCCACCCGGTCCTGGCGGTCCCGTCCGACCTGCCCCCGGTGGAAGCCGCGGCGCCCGAGGCCCTGGCCGCGGAGAGCCTCGCCTCCTTCACCGACCTGGAATCCTTCGACGATCTGGCTGGCGGCCTCGAGCTGCCTTCCATTTCCGAGCCGCCCCCGGCGGAGACGCACACGATCCTTCCCGTGGCCGGCCTCGCCGCCGCGGGCCTGGCGGCCGCGGCCATCCCCATGCTGGAGAGGCACCAGGAAACGCCGCCGGCTCCGATGGTGGAACTCCCGGTGGTTCCGGTCCCCGCGCCCCCCGCGGAACACCTCCAAGCTGCCCCGGCCGAGTCCCCAGCTGAGTCCAGGGTGGAGGCCCCGGCGGCTCCGGCCCCTGCCGCGTCTGGGCAGGCTGTTGCCGCGCTCGGTCAGGCGCCTCTGACGCCAGACCAGGTCCAGGCGCTCCTGGCCGATCCCGCGCTTATGGATGCCCTGGTGAAGGCGGTCGTGGCGCGCATGGGCGATCAGGTGGTCCGGGAGATCGCCTGGGAAGTCATGCCGGATTTGGCTGGAAGATTGCAGAGGTAG
- a CDS encoding class IV adenylate cyclase, which yields MKHKPAVETELKLRIPATGPLRPLLEALGFRETVPAQAETSVLWDRRGELRAAGSALRTRRFAGTFRLTWKGPKVPDAMLKIRPERETGIEDGEALEAILRALGYEPVLRMEKMRAVWERAELEACLDETPFGCYLELEGEPQAIRAAMEGLGLAPDRAEPRSYPELYQAHGLG from the coding sequence ATGAAGCACAAACCCGCCGTGGAGACCGAGCTGAAGCTGCGCATCCCCGCGACGGGGCCCCTCCGCCCCCTGCTGGAGGCCCTCGGCTTCCGGGAGACCGTCCCCGCCCAGGCGGAGACAAGCGTCCTCTGGGACCGGCGCGGCGAGCTGCGGGCCGCGGGCTCGGCATTGCGGACGCGGCGCTTCGCCGGGACCTTCCGCCTGACCTGGAAGGGCCCCAAGGTCCCCGACGCCATGCTGAAGATCCGGCCGGAGCGCGAGACCGGCATCGAGGATGGCGAGGCCCTGGAGGCCATCCTCCGCGCCCTGGGCTACGAGCCTGTGCTGCGCATGGAGAAGATGCGCGCCGTGTGGGAGCGCGCCGAGCTGGAGGCCTGCCTCGACGAGACCCCCTTCGGCTGCTACCTGGAGCTGGAAGGCGAGCCCCAGGCCATCCGCGCCGCCATGGAGGGCCTGGGGCTCGCCCCCGACCGCGCCGAGCCCCGCAGCTACCCCGAGTTGTACCAGGCCCACGGCCTCGGTTAG
- a CDS encoding trans-sulfuration enzyme family protein, with amino-acid sequence MNLEGRFDTRCIHAGQSPDPNNGAIMTPVYFTSTYVQEGIGQNKGFDYARVRNPTRDALEGNLAALEGGAHGMAFGSGMAAVQAIFEQLSSGDHVVLGDNVYGGTFRLLDKVMTRFGLTYTQVDTGDLAAFKAALRPNTKLVMLETPTNPMLGLTDIPGVRQVMTVMGSKAVLAVDNTFATPYNQRPLELGADLVFHSTTKYLNGHSDSIGGIAITNREDIAEGLRFHQKAAGGILSPMESWLILRGTKTLHLRMERHNASALTLARWLEARKDLKAVYYPGLESHPQHALAKQQMKGFSGIVSFDTGDAERTRRMASSFKVFSLAESLGGVESLVCHPASMTHGSVPEADRQRLGINDNLLRLSVGVEDVQDLIEDLERVLKV; translated from the coding sequence ATGAACCTCGAAGGCCGTTTCGACACCCGCTGCATCCACGCCGGCCAGTCGCCGGATCCGAACAACGGGGCCATCATGACGCCCGTCTACTTCACGAGCACCTATGTGCAGGAGGGCATCGGCCAGAACAAGGGCTTCGACTACGCCCGCGTGCGCAACCCCACCCGCGACGCTCTGGAAGGCAATTTGGCGGCACTGGAGGGCGGCGCCCATGGCATGGCTTTCGGATCCGGCATGGCGGCGGTGCAGGCCATCTTCGAGCAGCTTTCGAGCGGCGACCATGTGGTGCTGGGCGACAACGTCTACGGTGGCACCTTCCGATTGCTGGACAAGGTGATGACCCGCTTCGGCCTCACCTACACCCAGGTGGACACGGGCGACCTGGCGGCCTTCAAGGCGGCGCTGCGGCCGAACACCAAGCTGGTGATGCTGGAGACGCCCACCAACCCCATGCTGGGGCTCACGGACATCCCCGGCGTGCGCCAAGTCATGACGGTGATGGGCTCCAAGGCCGTGCTGGCCGTGGACAACACCTTCGCCACGCCCTACAACCAGCGGCCCCTGGAGCTGGGCGCGGACCTGGTCTTCCACTCCACGACCAAGTACCTGAACGGTCACAGCGACTCCATCGGCGGCATCGCCATCACCAACCGTGAGGACATCGCCGAGGGCCTGCGCTTCCACCAGAAGGCCGCCGGCGGCATCCTCTCGCCCATGGAATCCTGGCTCATCCTGCGCGGCACCAAGACGCTGCACCTGCGCATGGAACGCCACAACGCGAGTGCCCTCACCCTCGCCCGCTGGCTGGAGGCCCGCAAGGATCTGAAGGCCGTCTACTACCCGGGCCTGGAATCCCACCCCCAGCACGCCCTGGCCAAGCAGCAGATGAAGGGCTTCTCCGGCATCGTGAGCTTCGACACGGGCGATGCCGAGCGCACCCGGCGCATGGCGTCCTCCTTCAAGGTGTTCTCCCTGGCCGAGAGCCTGGGCGGCGTGGAGAGCCTCGTCTGCCACCCCGCCAGCATGACCCATGGCAGCGTGCCCGAGGCCGACCGCCAGCGCCTCGGCATCAACGACAACCTCCTGCGCCTCAGTGTGGGCGTGGAGGACGTCCAGGATCTGATCGAAGACCTGGAGCGGGTGCTGAAGGTCTAA
- a CDS encoding serine/threonine-protein kinase, whose translation MLTRLGKFDILRLLAQGSMGDVYVGRDPILGREVAIKVIQAAAAAGPEARERFAREARAAGALNHPNIVTIHEMGEEQGVLYLAMELVKGEDLGTLIRAGTLVPWDVLEVLAQVCDGLAVAHRHQVLHRDIKPSNIRVLWDGKALQAKVLDFGVAKIFNTDTTDEGTVFGTVNYMAPEYLQSGRADARSDLFAVGVILHEALTGEQPFDGPSPGSVIYRLLHDLPPPLPPAALRGISRDVQSLLNRALAKDPLNRFQTAEDLAEALRSAKDPTWRWDPERAAAAPPPRPGPDRPAAKAAGDESGSARARGGTLPRRIAAETAPSEEVMLSRAEVRKDVLETTRRQLLQAIEIDPGNAKAHAMLLVTLYRLGWMDALMQSLRRAREGGIPPSSLLEVPRCAQLVDEEAGTCRLPLELHQEFMAYLAG comes from the coding sequence GTGCTCACGCGCCTCGGCAAGTTCGACATCCTCCGCCTGCTGGCTCAGGGAAGCATGGGCGATGTCTACGTGGGCCGGGATCCCATTCTCGGCCGCGAGGTGGCCATCAAGGTCATCCAGGCGGCCGCCGCCGCCGGGCCCGAGGCCCGGGAGCGCTTCGCCCGGGAGGCCCGGGCCGCCGGCGCCCTGAACCATCCGAACATCGTGACCATCCACGAGATGGGCGAGGAGCAGGGCGTGCTCTACCTCGCCATGGAGCTGGTGAAGGGCGAGGACCTGGGCACCCTCATCCGGGCGGGCACCCTCGTGCCCTGGGATGTCCTCGAGGTGCTGGCGCAGGTCTGCGACGGGCTGGCCGTGGCCCACCGGCACCAGGTGCTGCACCGGGACATCAAGCCCTCCAACATCCGGGTGCTATGGGACGGGAAGGCCCTCCAGGCCAAGGTGCTGGATTTCGGCGTGGCCAAGATCTTCAACACCGACACCACGGACGAGGGCACGGTGTTCGGCACCGTGAACTACATGGCGCCGGAGTATCTCCAGAGCGGGCGCGCCGATGCCCGCAGCGACCTCTTCGCCGTGGGCGTGATCCTCCACGAGGCGCTGACCGGCGAGCAGCCCTTCGATGGGCCCAGTCCCGGCTCGGTGATCTACCGCCTGCTGCACGACCTGCCGCCGCCCCTGCCGCCCGCGGCTCTCCGGGGCATCAGCCGCGATGTGCAGAGCCTCCTGAACCGGGCGCTGGCCAAGGATCCCCTGAACCGCTTCCAGACCGCCGAGGACCTGGCCGAGGCGCTGCGTTCGGCCAAGGATCCCACCTGGCGCTGGGATCCGGAGCGCGCCGCGGCGGCCCCGCCCCCGCGACCTGGGCCGGACCGGCCGGCGGCGAAGGCCGCCGGAGACGAATCCGGTTCCGCCAGGGCCAGGGGGGGCACGCTCCCCCGCCGGATCGCCGCGGAGACCGCCCCGTCCGAAGAGGTCATGCTCAGCCGGGCGGAGGTCCGGAAGGACGTCCTGGAGACCACCCGCAGGCAGCTGCTCCAGGCCATCGAGATCGACCCCGGCAACGCCAAGGCCCATGCCATGCTGCTGGTCACCCTCTACCGCCTGGGTTGGATGGACGCCCTGATGCAGAGCCTGCGCCGGGCCCGGGAGGGTGGCATCCCCCCCTCGAGTCTGCTGGAGGTCCCCCGCTGCGCCCAGCTGGTGGACGAGGAGGCGGGGACCTGCCGGCTGCCGCTCGAGCTGCACCAGGAGTTCATGGCGTACCTGGCGGGCTGA
- the ligA gene encoding NAD-dependent DNA ligase LigA, with protein MELRQRMKDLADAVRLHRHRYYVLDQPVVSDAEYDALERELRELEAAHPELADPNSPTLRVGAPPIDAFEKRRHAVPMLSLDNAYSEAELREWEAKWRRLAPEAGPRYAAELKVDGLSLSLRYEDRELVEALTRGDGETGELVTENARTIVDIPMRLPADAPASLTVRGEVFLSRKRWEELNRQRDARGEARFANPRNAASGTMKLLDSREVAARALSFLPWQVLWGEGRGEDHARSMVQLGAWGFGVMPGHATGDLEAMLAFISTQAEARLKLPFDTDGVVIKVLDADLQQRLGATDRVPRWAIAFKYPATQVTTTVLGITWQVGRTGKLTPVAELEAVEVAGSTVRRATLHNADELGRLGLRVGHRVFIEKGGEVIPKVVALVPGEADRDLPAPEIPSACPVCGGEVGKADDAEVAIRCLNPECPAKLVARMLHFGGRSALDVEGMGEALVEQLVASGRFEQPWEIFTLLGEPLLGLAYLSNLERMAEKSAQNLMDALAVARTKPLSRWIHALGIPMVGARTAELLAEAYPSLEALWGADEARLQAVEEVGPKVAAALRAFAALHPELPVRLASLGVHPAPPEPRDQGGLPLSGEVAVVTGTLPTLSREEAEGLLKQLGAKVTGSVSAKTTLLVAGEKAGTKLAKAGALGIPVRDEAWLLGQGTDKGLDGGSATTP; from the coding sequence ATGGAACTCCGGCAGCGCATGAAGGATCTGGCCGATGCGGTGCGGCTGCACCGCCACCGCTACTACGTGCTGGACCAGCCCGTGGTCTCCGACGCCGAGTACGACGCCCTGGAGCGGGAGCTGCGCGAGCTGGAGGCGGCCCACCCCGAGCTGGCGGACCCCAACAGCCCCACCCTGCGCGTGGGGGCGCCGCCCATCGACGCCTTCGAGAAGCGCCGCCATGCCGTGCCCATGCTGAGCCTGGACAACGCCTACTCCGAGGCCGAGCTGCGGGAGTGGGAGGCCAAGTGGCGCCGGCTCGCCCCGGAGGCCGGGCCCCGCTACGCTGCCGAGCTGAAGGTGGACGGCCTGTCCCTGTCCCTGCGCTACGAGGACCGCGAGCTGGTGGAGGCCCTCACCCGCGGCGACGGGGAGACCGGCGAGCTGGTGACGGAGAACGCGCGGACCATCGTGGACATCCCCATGCGGCTCCCGGCGGATGCCCCGGCCTCCCTCACCGTGCGCGGTGAGGTGTTCCTGTCCCGCAAGCGCTGGGAGGAGCTGAACCGGCAGCGGGACGCCCGGGGCGAGGCCCGCTTTGCCAACCCCCGCAACGCGGCCAGCGGCACCATGAAGCTGCTGGACAGCCGCGAGGTGGCCGCCCGCGCCCTCTCCTTCCTCCCCTGGCAGGTGCTCTGGGGCGAGGGCCGCGGGGAGGACCACGCCCGCTCCATGGTCCAGCTGGGCGCCTGGGGCTTCGGGGTCATGCCCGGGCACGCCACCGGCGACCTGGAGGCGATGCTGGCCTTCATCTCGACGCAGGCCGAGGCCCGCCTGAAGCTGCCCTTCGATACGGACGGCGTGGTGATCAAGGTCCTCGACGCCGATCTCCAGCAGCGGCTGGGCGCCACGGATCGCGTGCCGCGCTGGGCCATCGCCTTCAAGTACCCCGCCACGCAGGTGACCACCACGGTGCTGGGCATCACGTGGCAGGTGGGCCGCACGGGGAAGCTCACGCCCGTGGCGGAGCTGGAGGCCGTGGAGGTGGCGGGCTCCACGGTGCGGCGGGCCACGCTCCACAATGCCGACGAGCTGGGCCGCCTGGGCCTTCGGGTAGGCCATCGCGTGTTCATCGAGAAGGGGGGCGAGGTCATCCCCAAGGTGGTGGCCCTGGTGCCTGGCGAAGCCGACCGCGATCTGCCGGCGCCGGAGATCCCCTCCGCCTGTCCCGTGTGCGGGGGCGAGGTAGGCAAGGCCGACGATGCGGAAGTGGCCATCCGCTGCCTCAACCCGGAGTGCCCCGCCAAGCTGGTGGCCCGGATGCTCCACTTCGGCGGGCGCTCCGCCCTGGATGTCGAGGGCATGGGCGAGGCCCTGGTGGAGCAGCTGGTGGCCTCCGGTCGCTTCGAGCAGCCCTGGGAGATCTTCACCCTGCTGGGCGAGCCCCTGCTGGGCCTCGCGTACCTGTCGAACCTGGAGCGCATGGCGGAGAAATCCGCCCAGAACCTCATGGACGCCCTGGCGGTGGCCCGCACGAAGCCCCTGTCCAGGTGGATCCATGCGCTGGGGATCCCCATGGTAGGCGCCCGCACCGCGGAGCTCCTGGCAGAGGCCTACCCCTCGCTGGAGGCCCTGTGGGGGGCCGACGAAGCCCGCCTCCAGGCGGTGGAGGAGGTGGGGCCCAAGGTGGCGGCCGCCCTCCGGGCCTTCGCCGCGCTGCATCCGGAGCTGCCGGTACGGCTGGCCTCCCTGGGCGTGCATCCGGCGCCGCCGGAACCTCGCGACCAGGGTGGCCTGCCCCTGTCCGGCGAGGTCGCAGTCGTCACCGGCACCCTGCCCACGCTCTCCCGGGAGGAGGCGGAGGGTCTGCTCAAGCAGCTGGGGGCGAAAGTCACCGGCAGCGTGAGCGCGAAGACCACCCTCCTGGTGGCCGGGGAGAAGGCCGGGACGAAGCTGGCCAAGGCGGGGGCCCTGGGCATTCCCGTGCGGGACGAGGCCTGGCTGCTGGGGCAGGGGACCGACAAAGGCCTGGACGGGGGCTCCGCGACCACCCCATGA